A portion of the Juglans microcarpa x Juglans regia isolate MS1-56 chromosome 1D, Jm3101_v1.0, whole genome shotgun sequence genome contains these proteins:
- the LOC121266346 gene encoding F-box/kelch-repeat protein At1g51550 — translation MNAGYSMAGTSNAGGGGGGAGNSNSNGSPITNIAQDHIITILLLLPIDSILSFAMTCKRFRALVFSDSLWESICRRDWGPKSVDALKSSNLHSQQQQLPWMRLYKQVSRLESVSCINLTYTDGELVLPRPRASHSLNFVSDCLVLFGGGCEGGRHLDDTWVSYIGKDFQKMLQWQKVNSGIPSGRFGHTCVVMGDCLVLFGGINDHGDRQNDIWVGQVTCHETLGITLSWRLLDVQSVAPAPRGAHAACSIDDRLMLIHGGIGLNGLRLGDTWVLELSENLCYGVWREILTYPSPPARSGHTLTCIGGTRIVLFGGRGLGYEVLNDVWILDMPETCLKWVQIPYELPNIPEGVSLPRVGHSATPILGGRLLIYGGEDSYRHRKDDFWVLDISAIPSINVQPTTLNSRGLLAKMWKRFQAIGYKPNSRSFHRACADPSGRYLYVFGGMIDGFLQPVGSSGLTFDGELFLVELVLQL, via the exons ATGAACGCAGGTTATTCCATGGCAGGAACCAGTAACgccggcggcggcggcggcggagCTGGAAACAGCAACAGCAATGGATCTCCAATAACCAACATAGCCCAGGACCACATCATCACAATTCTGTTGCTCCTACCTATCGATTCGATTCTTTCATTTGCCATGACATGCAAGAGATTCAGGGCTCTTGTATTCTCGGACTCTCTTTGGGAATCCATATGCCGGAGGGACTGGGGCCCCAAGTCTGTTGATGCTCTCAAGTCTTCCAATCTCCATTCTCAGCAGCAGCAGCTACCATGGATGAGGCTGTACAAGCAAGTCTCTCGTCTTGAGTCTGTTTCGTGCATTAATCTAACTTATACGGATGGTGAATTGGTGCTCCCACGCCCCAGAGCATCGCACTCCCTCAACTTTGTTTCCGACTGTCTGGTCTTGTTTGGTGGCGGCTGTGAAGGAG GAAGACATCTTGATGACACATGGGTGTCCTATATTGGTAAAGATTTTCAGAAGATGCTACAATGGCAGAAGGTTAATTCAGGCATTCCAAGTGGTAGATTTGGGCATACGTGCGTTGTAATGGGTGATTGTCTGGTTCTGTTCGGAGGAATTAATGACCATGGGGACCGTCAAAATGATATATGGGTTGGACAAGTTACATGCCATGAGACCTTGGGTATTACATTATCATGGAGGCTGCTAGATGTTCAGTCTGTTGCACCAGCCCCTCGTGGCGCCCATGCTGCATGTTCCATTGATGATAGGTTGATGCTTATCCATGGAGGAATAGGGTTGAATGGGCTCAGACTGGGCGACACATGGGTTCTAGAACTATCAGAAAATCTTTGCTATGGAGTATGGCGTGAGATTTTGACTTATCCGTCACCTCCAGCTCGTTCAGGACACACATTGACCTGCATTGGGGGAACCAGGATAGTTTTATTTGGAGGAAGAGGATTGGGCTATGAGGTACTGAATGATGTTTGGATCTTGGATATGCCTGAGACTTGTCTGAAATGGGTACAAATACCATATGAATTACCAAATATACCTGAAGGAGTTTCCCTCCCACGAGTTGGTCACTCAGCTACACCGATTTTGGGAGGCCGATTGCTAATATATGGAGGTGAAGATTCATACAGACACAGAAAAGATGACTTCTGGGTGTTAGATATTAGTGCAATCCCATCCATTAATGTGCAGCCAACCACACTAAACTCTAGGGGTTTATTGGCAAAAATGTGGAAAAGGTTTCAGGCAATTGGTTATAAACCCAACAGTCGATCATTTCATCGTGCCTGTGCAGATCCTTCTGGGCGTTATTTGTATGTGTTTGGTGGAATGATTGATGGCTTTCTTCAGCCTGTTGGATCATCTGGGCTGACGTTTGATGGAGAGCTTTTTCTTGTGGAACTAGTGCTGCAGCTCTAA